In one window of Solanum pennellii chromosome 2, SPENNV200 DNA:
- the LOC107008755 gene encoding superoxide dismutase [Fe] 3, chloroplastic, producing the protein MSWYCCNRLSTSTSSDLWRQFNIPNVGLRQKKRSVSAYYGLKTPPYKLDALEPYMSQRMVEIHWGEHHRGYVESLNKQIENNDIFYGCTMEQLIKLTYNNGNPLPEFSDAAQVWNHDFFWESMQPGGGDMPKLGFLHQIDKDFGSFTNFKDKFIEASLTLFGSGWIWLVLSREEKRLAIIKTSNAVNPLVWNDIPLIGLDLWEHAYYLDYKNDKAKYVNVFMNHLVSWDAALGRMARAQAFVNLGEPKIPVA; encoded by the exons ATGAGTTGGTACTGTTGTAATCGTCTTTCCACATCAACTTCAAGTGATTTGTGGAGGCAATTCAATATACCAAATGTT GGTTTGAGGCAGAAGAAGAGAAGCGTTTCTGCTTATTATGGCCTTAAAACCCCACCTTATAAGCTT GATGCACTAGAACCATATATGAGCCAAAGGATGGTTGAGATACATTGGGGAGAGCATCATCGTGGTTATGTTGAATCTCttaataaacaaattgaaaacaATGACATATTTTATGGATGCACCATGGAACAACTTATCAAACTAACATACAACAATGGAAATCCATTACCTGAATTCTCTGATGCTGCCCAG GTATGGAATCATGATTTCTTCTGGGAATCCATGCAACCGGGAGGTGGTGACATGCCTAAATTGGGATTCCTCCACCAGATTGACAAGGATTTTGGTTCATTTACCAACTTTAAGGACAAGTTTATTGAAGCATCTCTCACATTATTTGGCTCTGGGTGGATTTGGCTTGTCT TGAGCAGAGAGGAGAAGCGTCTTGCAATTATTAAAACATCAAATGCTGTCAATCCTCTTGTGTGGAATGATATC cCCCTGATCGGTTTGGATTTGTGGGAG CATGCTTATTATCTGGATTACAAG AATGATAAAGCAAAGTATGTTAATGTGTTTATGAATCATCTTGTTTCTTGGGATGCGGCATTGGGACGCATGGCTCGAGCACAGGCCTTTGTAAATTTAGGGGAACCGAAAATTCCTGTTGCATGA